Proteins from a single region of Desulfovibrio sp. JC022:
- a CDS encoding polysaccharide biosynthesis tyrosine autokinase: MSKLLKAVEKARRNRILQEDQVVADSEDPHVEAAASDRPPTAPVSEPDSCELSDNDDSVQSCSIPASFYSDDIVLDELELAKNRILTKHSNASFTDIYNLLRTQIFHRTRKSMHNVLMVTSAMPGEGKTITSINLAISIAREVDQFALLVDTDMRNPSIHKYLGIEVEKGLTDHLLHDIPVSDLLIKPGINKLSFLPAGEPIRGSTEILGSPKLQELITEMKDRYPDRYVIFDCPDLLHAPDALVFSSYVDGIIFVVEAGKTSREYVQKALNLLEGRNIIGVVLNKTERESLNVVS, encoded by the coding sequence ATGAGCAAATTGCTCAAGGCTGTTGAAAAAGCAAGACGCAACCGAATTCTCCAGGAAGATCAGGTCGTAGCAGATAGTGAGGATCCTCATGTTGAAGCTGCTGCTTCGGATAGGCCGCCTACTGCCCCTGTCTCTGAACCAGACTCCTGCGAGCTTAGTGATAACGATGATTCCGTGCAAAGTTGTAGTATTCCCGCGTCATTTTACAGCGATGACATTGTTTTGGATGAGTTGGAACTTGCAAAGAACAGAATTCTTACCAAACACAGTAATGCTTCTTTTACCGATATATATAACCTGCTGCGGACCCAGATTTTTCATCGTACCAGAAAAAGCATGCATAATGTACTGATGGTTACCAGTGCCATGCCCGGAGAAGGAAAAACCATTACTTCCATCAATCTTGCCATAAGTATTGCCCGTGAAGTGGATCAGTTTGCGTTGCTGGTGGATACTGACATGCGTAACCCCAGCATCCATAAGTATCTGGGGATTGAAGTGGAAAAGGGGCTGACCGATCATCTTCTCCATGATATTCCTGTTTCTGATCTGCTTATAAAGCCGGGGATAAACAAGCTTTCTTTTCTCCCTGCCGGAGAACCCATCAGGGGTTCAACCGAAATTCTCGGTTCGCCAAAGTTGCAGGAGTTAATTACAGAAATGAAGGACCGTTATCCGGACCGTTATGTTATATTTGATTGTCCGGATCTTCTGCACGCTCCTGACGCATTGGTTTTTTCAAGTTATGTTGATGGAATTATTTTTGTTGTGGAAGCAGGTAAAACTTCACGTGAATATGTCCAAAAGGCTCTTAATCTGCTGGAAGGTCGTAATATTATTGGTGTTGTTTTAAATAAGACAGAAAGGGAAAGCTTGAATGTTGTCAGCTGA
- a CDS encoding lipopolysaccharide biosynthesis protein: MQESSDIAYYLDVLKRRKFQFLLPAGAIFTLIVILAFVLAPVYKSTATILIEDQDIPQELVQTTVTGFVEERLQSISQIVLSHGNLLNIIKEFELYPNLVGKYTTEEIITKMREDIQLEPITADVTNQYSGRPGTATVAFTLSYEGRSPQKVAQVANVLTSLYLKENLKEREEKAKSTFEFLELQLAELRSEILELESSIAIFKEEHVNELPELLVHNMNSMERLQRELDQVQEQIASLKNRKVYLEGQRASIDPHLRIVANDGTRFPTAREDLEKLRREYLTLQSRYSSRHPDILAMKKQIDALEKDVDAADNIDALNREIKNKEQELSILLKRYSDKHPEVIMLLRQIDSLNESLEEAALQESMFDSASDIPDNPGYIQIETQIASTELEIAEAERNFQELSNKYAAYQRRVVSTPQVEQEYKILLRDYDNAQLKYQDINTRLLAAREAKGLEQSQLAERFTLIDPPIVPEKPIRPNRLALILVGFVLSLGIGAGTGTVLEFMDRSIRRPEELSAIIKYPVLAIVPYWQTELEARAIVRRKWSMVLTVLSLMVVTVAAVHIFFMPLDIIAVKVIRKVILNF; encoded by the coding sequence ATGCAGGAAAGCTCGGATATTGCATATTATCTGGATGTATTAAAACGCAGGAAATTCCAGTTTCTTCTTCCGGCGGGAGCGATCTTTACGTTGATCGTGATTCTGGCTTTTGTGCTTGCCCCGGTCTATAAATCCACGGCAACTATTCTGATTGAGGATCAGGATATTCCGCAGGAGCTGGTGCAGACTACAGTTACCGGGTTTGTTGAAGAAAGATTGCAGTCTATTTCTCAGATTGTTCTCAGTCACGGTAACTTGCTTAATATTATTAAAGAATTTGAGTTGTATCCCAATCTCGTCGGTAAATATACAACTGAGGAAATCATCACCAAGATGCGTGAAGATATTCAGTTGGAGCCTATTACCGCAGATGTCACCAACCAGTATTCCGGCCGTCCGGGGACAGCCACTGTGGCATTTACCCTTTCATATGAAGGACGCAGTCCGCAGAAAGTAGCGCAGGTTGCAAACGTGCTTACGTCTCTTTACCTGAAGGAAAACCTGAAGGAGAGGGAAGAAAAAGCTAAATCCACTTTTGAATTTCTTGAATTGCAGCTAGCTGAGTTGCGTTCCGAAATTTTGGAACTTGAATCCAGCATCGCCATTTTCAAAGAAGAACACGTCAATGAACTTCCGGAATTACTGGTTCATAACATGAATTCCATGGAGAGGTTGCAGCGCGAGCTTGATCAGGTTCAGGAGCAGATTGCTTCACTTAAGAATCGCAAGGTTTATCTTGAAGGCCAGCGGGCCAGCATTGATCCGCACTTGCGTATTGTTGCGAATGACGGGACCCGCTTTCCCACAGCAAGGGAAGATCTGGAAAAGTTGCGCCGGGAATATCTTACCCTGCAATCCCGTTATTCTTCGCGGCATCCTGATATACTGGCTATGAAAAAGCAGATAGACGCACTTGAGAAAGACGTTGATGCTGCGGACAATATTGATGCCCTCAATCGGGAAATCAAGAATAAAGAACAGGAATTGTCCATCCTGCTCAAGCGATATTCGGATAAACATCCTGAAGTGATCATGCTTCTCAGGCAGATTGATTCCCTGAATGAGAGTCTTGAGGAAGCGGCTTTGCAGGAAAGTATGTTTGATTCTGCATCGGATATACCGGATAATCCGGGATATATTCAGATTGAAACCCAGATTGCTTCCACCGAACTTGAGATTGCCGAGGCGGAGCGTAATTTTCAGGAATTGAGCAATAAATATGCGGCCTACCAGCGCAGGGTTGTCAGCACTCCGCAGGTGGAGCAGGAATATAAAATTCTGCTGCGTGATTATGATAATGCCCAGCTAAAGTATCAGGATATTAATACCAGACTTTTGGCCGCCCGTGAGGCCAAAGGTTTGGAACAGAGTCAGCTTGCGGAGCGGTTTACCCTGATTGATCCGCCTATTGTCCCTGAAAAGCCTATCCGTCCTAACCGGCTGGCTTTGATTCTTGTCGGTTTTGTACTTTCATTAGGGATTGGCGCGGGAACCGGGACGGTTCTGGAATTCATGGACCGTTCCATACGTAGGCCGGAAGAACTTTCCGCCATTATTAAATATCCCGTGCTGGCTATTGTTCCCTATTGGCAGACTGAGCTTGAGGCACGGGCTATTGTGCGCCGGAAGTGGAGTATGGTGTTGACGGTTCTTTCTTTGATGGTTGTTACCGTGGCAGCGGTACATATTTTCTTTATGCCGCTTGATATTATTGCGGTAAAAGTGATTCGCAAGGTTATCCTGAATTTTTAA
- a CDS encoding polysaccharide biosynthesis/export family protein: MNSLKFFALCLLAAFFALSPLGVSAQLTVNDEYRLGPEDVVEISVWGDEELAREVVVRPDGGVSFPLAGDLKAGGLTVNELREKVKKRIAEFVPDAPVTVILRKVEAPKVYVMGKVNNPKVLVMGQDITVVQALAMSGGLSPFAESGNILVVRRNKDGSQMVFHFDYDELAEGENLKQNILLKHGDTVIVP, translated from the coding sequence GTGAACAGCTTGAAATTCTTTGCTTTATGTCTTCTTGCCGCTTTTTTTGCATTGTCCCCTCTGGGAGTCTCTGCCCAATTGACTGTAAATGATGAATACAGGCTTGGCCCTGAAGATGTTGTTGAAATTTCGGTCTGGGGGGATGAAGAGCTTGCCAGAGAAGTTGTTGTCAGGCCGGATGGCGGTGTATCGTTTCCTCTTGCCGGGGATTTGAAGGCCGGGGGGCTGACTGTGAATGAACTGCGCGAGAAGGTTAAAAAACGTATTGCCGAGTTTGTTCCCGATGCCCCGGTAACAGTTATTTTGCGCAAGGTTGAGGCTCCCAAGGTTTATGTCATGGGAAAAGTGAATAATCCCAAGGTCCTCGTGATGGGGCAGGATATAACTGTAGTTCAGGCTCTGGCAATGTCCGGGGGCTTGAGTCCTTTTGCGGAGAGCGGCAATATTCTTGTTGTTCGCAGGAATAAGGACGGTTCCCAAATGGTTTTTCACTTTGACTATGACGAATTAGCTGAGGGTGAGAATTTGAAGCAGAATATTCTTTTAAAACACGGCGATACCGTTATCGTGCCTTAG
- a CDS encoding undecaprenyl-phosphate glucose phosphotransferase produces MDRKIHLSPHILESLHRIVDVGAGIAILLALYDLLSPASFSSRPTHIALLAAVTAALALVSFHIAGVYKDWAGSDLVQECNRILVAVFLVFGGLLLLGYAFKVSSIYSRRVILAAMVLWPAVLCLERVFIRKVVSGFFIENVASRKAVVAGCGKLGNALDEWVNDNPWAGIRIMAFFDSADSGCKDSKPCAGALEDLPRYVNENHIQIVFVALPMRDEAMLNTLLQGLEDTTAQIYFFPDMSIFKHLMGGDVAHVAGQTAIVLRTSPFEGMNGFVKRMEDLIVSGLILFLISPFMLFIALGIKMTSKGPVFFKQWRYGLEGEPFQIYKFRTMKVLENGYTFTPATDSDPRITRFGMFLRKNSLDELPQFLNVLAGSMSIVGPRPHAVKMNEDYRKHIPGYMLRHISKPGITGLAQVNGYRGEIKSDEDMKKRISFDIEYLQNWSVLMDLKVILKTVYKFAWRQ; encoded by the coding sequence ATGGACAGGAAGATACATCTCTCTCCGCACATACTTGAGTCGTTGCACAGAATTGTGGATGTTGGGGCAGGTATTGCGATTTTACTCGCCCTTTATGATCTTCTTTCTCCAGCCTCCTTTTCCTCCCGTCCGACTCATATTGCTCTTTTGGCTGCTGTAACAGCGGCACTGGCCCTGGTTTCTTTTCACATTGCCGGAGTTTATAAGGATTGGGCCGGATCTGATCTTGTTCAGGAATGTAATCGTATACTTGTAGCTGTGTTTTTAGTCTTCGGCGGATTGTTGCTTCTTGGGTACGCTTTTAAGGTCTCCAGTATTTATTCTAGACGCGTCATCCTTGCGGCGATGGTTTTGTGGCCTGCTGTGCTTTGTCTTGAGCGTGTTTTTATCCGTAAGGTTGTTTCCGGTTTCTTTATCGAAAATGTAGCCAGCAGGAAGGCTGTTGTGGCCGGGTGCGGTAAGCTGGGTAATGCCCTTGATGAGTGGGTAAATGATAATCCGTGGGCTGGAATCAGGATTATGGCTTTTTTTGATTCTGCTGATTCGGGCTGTAAAGATTCAAAGCCGTGTGCCGGGGCATTGGAAGATTTGCCGCGATATGTAAATGAAAATCATATCCAGATTGTTTTTGTGGCTTTGCCTATGCGTGATGAGGCTATGCTCAATACTCTTTTGCAGGGGCTGGAAGATACTACGGCCCAGATTTATTTTTTTCCGGATATGTCCATTTTTAAGCATCTGATGGGTGGTGATGTGGCCCATGTGGCCGGACAGACTGCAATTGTGCTGCGGACGTCTCCTTTTGAAGGGATGAACGGATTTGTGAAGCGTATGGAGGATTTGATCGTCTCTGGTTTGATTTTATTTTTAATTTCACCTTTTATGCTCTTTATTGCGTTGGGTATAAAAATGACCTCAAAGGGGCCTGTCTTTTTTAAGCAATGGCGTTACGGGTTAGAAGGTGAGCCTTTCCAGATATATAAGTTTAGAACCATGAAGGTGCTGGAAAACGGTTATACCTTTACCCCGGCTACGGATAGTGATCCTCGTATTACCCGGTTCGGAATGTTTCTGCGTAAAAACAGTCTTGACGAACTTCCACAATTTTTAAATGTACTTGCCGGGTCCATGTCCATTGTCGGGCCACGCCCGCATGCGGTTAAAATGAATGAAGATTACCGCAAGCATATTCCCGGATACATGCTCCGCCATATATCCAAGCCGGGGATAACCGGACTGGCGCAGGTAAACGGTTATAGAGGTGAGATTAAAAGTGATGAGGATATGAAAAAACGCATATCCTTTGATATTGAATATTTGCAGAACTGGTCAGTGCTTATGGATTTGAAGGTTATTTTGAAGACCGTCTATAAGTTTGCCTGGCGACAGTAA
- a CDS encoding tetratricopeptide repeat protein, which translates to MRKNFLAVFLIIISICLLGGCEKRRDDFYQKAVEYYNKGLYVEAGLEIKNALXIXPECAPCRLLLXKIALEKGNFQGAFINFRYATDLDPALVDAKVELSKLYLLAREYDDAGDVARKALNLDASNIEARLVLASVLAENRKFVEAEKMLEIALNEDPGNPDVYLSRSSIYARQDKLKKAEGALLEGLSRLPRDNSLMMKIVAFYRSNKQTEKALEYVDKLLQNSSGDPRTDVFAAEFYSSMGDVAKASELMAEVVRKHPEEAEYRVLYSRVLNSQKKFVETEKILKEGLALDETSLPIRSSLAGLFMSQGRQEEAVKILLDGVALDPEGAESADHVVYRKQLATMFLDMNEPKKAIEQLDNVIELNPKDAEAHYLRGQIYLFEGRGNMAVSEFRQVVRDNPESAPAYVLLARAHLINDEASIAIENLKEAIALDPGYAPAREVLINTYLDRKDWHQAILELQRLREKRPDDIQIVAAIGDVYAIKGDKNLANRTFSDLAKKFPDSPVGQMKMAELARSQGKDSLAEKHYTAALKIAPDSLAAIQGKVDIFILQNKYTAATKFCEKLLQKFPDNARIYELLGRVFSARGNFKAAETNYSRAVTLAPEWMLPYLRIGDLYVSNKKLKEGIAKFKKEVEKDSVSPGPQFILGLLYEQSGKYDKSRDVYSKLLEQHPGFQLAANNLAYLLATKFSDSGDHMGQALKLARVAASSQSPEALDTLGYVLYLNGEYEQALHVLNSALQVLPEFSAALFHKALVYYREGKNDEAKKILNKLLKSKDDFPERKEAVNLLERL; encoded by the coding sequence ATGCGAAAGAATTTTCTTGCAGTGTTCCTGATAATTATATCTATCTGCCTACTAGGCGGCTGTGAAAAGCGGCGTGACGATTTTTACCAGAAGGCTGTAGAGTACTACAATAAAGGACTGTACGTCGAAGCCGGGCTTGAAATAAAAAATGCTCTTYCCATTGMTCCCGAATGTGCGCCATGCCGTCTTCTGCTTGRAAAAATAGCTTTGGAAAAAGGCAATTTTCAAGGAGCGTTTATCAACTTCAGGTATGCTACTGATCTTGATCCCGCTCTGGTGGATGCAAAGGTGGAGCTGAGCAAACTTTATCTGCTGGCCCGCGAATATGATGATGCCGGGGATGTGGCCCGTAAGGCCCTTAATCTGGACGCTTCTAATATTGAGGCTCGGTTGGTGCTTGCTTCTGTTCTTGCTGAAAACAGGAAGTTTGTCGAAGCAGAAAAAATGCTTGAAATCGCCTTGAATGAGGATCCGGGGAACCCTGATGTATATCTTTCCAGGAGCAGTATTTATGCTCGGCAGGATAAATTGAAAAAGGCAGAGGGAGCCTTGCTTGAGGGGCTTAGCCGTCTTCCTCGTGACAATTCTTTGATGATGAAGATTGTTGCGTTTTACCGCAGCAATAAACAAACTGAAAAGGCTTTGGAGTATGTGGACAAGCTTTTGCAAAACAGCAGCGGAGATCCCCGGACCGATGTTTTTGCAGCAGAATTTTATTCCTCTATGGGAGATGTTGCCAAAGCCTCGGAGTTAATGGCCGAAGTTGTGCGTAAACATCCCGAGGAAGCGGAGTACAGGGTTCTATATTCAAGGGTTCTTAATTCTCAGAAAAAATTTGTTGAAACCGAAAAGATTCTTAAGGAAGGATTGGCCCTTGATGAAACTTCATTGCCCATAAGGAGTTCTCTTGCGGGGCTTTTCATGTCGCAGGGGCGGCAGGAAGAAGCAGTGAAGATTTTATTGGATGGTGTGGCTCTCGACCCGGAAGGGGCCGAGAGTGCCGATCATGTTGTTTACCGTAAGCAGTTGGCTACCATGTTCTTGGATATGAATGAGCCGAAAAAGGCTATTGAACAGCTGGATAATGTAATTGAATTGAACCCTAAGGATGCTGAGGCCCATTATTTGCGCGGTCAAATTTATCTTTTTGAAGGGCGTGGCAATATGGCTGTTTCAGAATTCCGGCAGGTGGTCAGGGATAACCCTGAAAGTGCGCCAGCTTATGTCCTTCTTGCTCGGGCACATCTGATTAACGATGAAGCCAGTATAGCCATTGAAAACCTGAAAGAAGCCATAGCTCTTGATCCGGGGTATGCTCCGGCAAGGGAAGTGCTGATCAATACTTATCTTGACCGTAAGGACTGGCATCAGGCTATTCTTGAATTGCAGCGACTTAGGGAAAAAAGGCCTGATGATATTCAGATTGTGGCTGCAATCGGTGATGTGTATGCCATCAAAGGTGACAAGAACCTTGCCAATCGGACTTTTTCCGATTTGGCTAAAAAATTTCCTGATTCCCCTGTGGGGCAGATGAAAATGGCCGAACTGGCCCGTTCACAGGGTAAGGATTCGCTGGCGGAAAAACATTATACCGCTGCCCTTAAGATCGCACCTGACTCATTGGCCGCGATTCAGGGGAAAGTGGATATATTTATCCTTCAGAATAAATATACTGCCGCTACAAAATTTTGTGAAAAGCTGCTTCAGAAATTTCCTGACAACGCGAGAATTTATGAACTTCTCGGTCGTGTTTTCAGTGCAAGAGGGAATTTCAAGGCAGCTGAGACCAATTATTCCAGAGCGGTCACCCTTGCGCCGGAATGGATGCTGCCCTATCTGCGCATTGGTGACCTGTATGTGAGCAACAAGAAGCTTAAAGAGGGTATTGCTAAATTCAAGAAAGAGGTGGAGAAAGATAGCGTCAGTCCCGGACCGCAGTTTATTCTGGGTCTTCTTTACGAGCAGAGCGGGAAGTATGATAAATCAAGGGACGTTTACTCAAAACTTCTGGAACAGCATCCCGGATTTCAACTTGCGGCTAACAATCTTGCCTATCTGCTGGCAACCAAGTTTTCAGATAGCGGAGATCATATGGGGCAGGCTCTCAAGCTGGCCCGGGTTGCAGCAAGCAGCCAGAGTCCGGAAGCCCTTGATACCCTCGGCTATGTACTTTATCTGAATGGTGAGTATGAGCAGGCTTTGCATGTATTGAACTCAGCTTTGCAGGTTTTGCCTGAATTTTCAGCGGCCCTGTTTCATAAAGCGTTGGTTTACTATCGTGAGGGCAAAAATGATGAAGCGAAAAAGATACTTAATAAGCTTCTGAAAAGTAAGGATGATTTTCCTGAGCGTAAAGAAGCTGTTAATTTGCTTGAAAGGCTTTGA
- the xrtD gene encoding VPLPA-CTERM-specific exosortase XrtD, translated as MAAVLSFISVVAAWVALYWDSFPPLLRRWNTDDYSYCWLVVPLAIYVAWQRKDLLPKVLTPSSGSGYLVLLLGGLLFFLGKAAAVDALVFVSMWLCVVALVLFVYGWRSMKAFFFPLLVLAFAVPPPPFINRTLTFELRLISSDISVRIMQFIDIPVFREGNVIDLGVIQLHVVDACSGLRYVFPTILLGILMGYWFNSRTWQRVLVILSTVPTAIFTNALRIAIVGYLARNVSVETAESFFHDASGIVIYLLSIVVLATWSLLLNLLGGRKAEQRADSRPGYYGPPTGRALHIFIMAAVLGLFFAGNQYLLTGRVVPERISFDHFPLQIGDYSGKREYYDENVLRSLGSDDYLAGVFSGKQSGRDILVLVTYYDYQEPQRAAHNPVSCLLGGGGWSLASSRDLPADPQSGRPFKVRRLLLDKPGQRLLAFYWFQQRGRVITDEYMNKVYLAVDSVTRQRTDGSLVRVELLLEDGESVEHGQKVLDNFIKNFSTRLKPYIPE; from the coding sequence GTGGCAGCTGTTCTATCTTTTATTTCCGTTGTGGCAGCATGGGTCGCGTTGTACTGGGATTCTTTTCCTCCTCTTTTAAGACGGTGGAATACAGACGATTATTCATATTGCTGGCTGGTCGTCCCACTTGCCATATATGTGGCTTGGCAACGCAAAGATTTACTTCCAAAGGTCCTTACCCCTTCGTCCGGCTCCGGTTACCTTGTCCTGTTGCTGGGCGGTTTATTGTTTTTTCTGGGGAAGGCCGCGGCTGTGGACGCGTTGGTTTTTGTTTCCATGTGGCTGTGTGTAGTCGCGCTGGTCCTTTTTGTTTACGGCTGGCGGTCTATGAAAGCCTTTTTCTTTCCTTTGCTTGTGCTTGCGTTTGCCGTGCCGCCGCCGCCTTTTATCAACCGTACACTTACTTTTGAGTTACGCCTTATTTCATCCGATATTTCTGTGCGCATAATGCAGTTCATTGATATTCCTGTATTCAGGGAAGGTAATGTCATTGATCTGGGGGTTATTCAGCTCCATGTCGTTGATGCATGCAGCGGCTTGCGTTATGTCTTTCCCACGATTCTTCTGGGTATTCTTATGGGCTACTGGTTTAATTCCCGCACATGGCAGCGGGTTTTAGTTATCCTGTCCACCGTGCCCACTGCTATTTTTACTAATGCATTGCGCATTGCAATTGTGGGCTATCTGGCCCGCAATGTTTCCGTGGAGACAGCTGAGAGTTTTTTTCACGATGCTTCCGGTATTGTGATTTACCTGCTTTCAATTGTTGTGCTTGCCACATGGAGTCTGCTGCTGAATCTGTTGGGCGGTAGAAAGGCGGAGCAGCGGGCGGATTCCCGGCCCGGATATTATGGCCCCCCCACCGGGAGAGCTTTGCATATTTTTATAATGGCTGCGGTTTTGGGGCTGTTTTTTGCCGGAAATCAATATCTGCTTACCGGCAGGGTTGTTCCGGAGCGGATAAGTTTTGATCATTTTCCTTTGCAGATCGGTGATTATAGCGGGAAAAGAGAATATTATGATGAGAATGTTCTTAGGTCGCTTGGCTCTGATGATTATCTTGCCGGTGTTTTCAGCGGCAAACAGTCAGGGCGCGACATACTGGTTCTGGTTACCTACTATGATTATCAGGAACCGCAGCGGGCAGCCCATAACCCGGTCAGTTGTCTGCTGGGCGGTGGTGGTTGGAGTCTTGCTTCCTCCCGTGATCTTCCTGCTGATCCGCAATCAGGCCGACCATTCAAAGTCCGCAGGCTGCTTCTTGATAAGCCGGGGCAGAGGTTGCTGGCATTTTACTGGTTTCAGCAGCGGGGCAGAGTGATAACTGATGAATATATGAATAAGGTTTATCTGGCTGTTGATTCCGTTACCCGGCAGCGGACGGACGGTTCTCTCGTCCGGGTTGAGTTGCTGCTGGAGGATGGCGAAAGCGTTGAACATGGTCAGAAGGTTTTAGATAATTTCATTAAAAACTTTTCAACAAGGCTCAAACCTTATATTCCTGAATAG
- a CDS encoding O-antigen ligase has product MTTLLFMFFFFRPVMFVDIGWLVFGLNVTEVFAIFATGILIIAFILRAIAAKTVNISIVDFFLFSFVIWVLFIYLLYFDRSHIKDAAKFVLPFITYFVLKNVITSIKDYSRFIKFMLIGYAIPILGSTFLIVQGKGLYTVLFWNNLARFCGVYTNPHNLGHCMSLYLMLLVIYAVICAKYEDLVPLPKQRLFFVFSLMISIFALYCLYKSYVRTCFLGFICFVYYYLFRGNKKLLALLTGIMGVLLVLSAAVLYTIFFDMVDAAKGPDKSQFGSGRPTIWMHNIEEFAAQPLDGILAGVGVGNISTHIKSRKQVGDMWNSHNDFLDVLTQTGIIGFFLFVAFQFCLFQKIRLLEGKERYVFLALFLTVTFMNFVSNSYVTRFGLGQMFYAVLAYIELPEHKVRRQQKLEAVKDEADRIIEGRGRL; this is encoded by the coding sequence ATGACTACATTATTGTTCATGTTCTTTTTTTTCCGTCCGGTCATGTTTGTGGATATCGGATGGTTGGTCTTCGGTCTTAATGTTACCGAGGTCTTTGCTATTTTTGCTACCGGGATTTTGATCATTGCTTTTATTCTGCGTGCTATTGCTGCAAAGACGGTAAATATATCCATTGTTGATTTTTTTCTGTTTTCATTTGTGATCTGGGTTCTGTTTATTTACCTGCTTTATTTTGACCGCTCCCACATTAAAGATGCAGCAAAATTTGTTCTTCCATTTATTACTTATTTTGTACTGAAGAATGTTATTACCAGTATTAAGGATTATTCCCGCTTTATAAAGTTCATGCTTATCGGATATGCTATTCCTATCCTTGGCAGTACCTTTCTTATTGTGCAGGGGAAAGGGTTGTATACTGTATTATTCTGGAATAACCTTGCCCGTTTCTGCGGTGTGTATACTAATCCCCATAATCTTGGGCATTGCATGTCATTGTATCTCATGCTTCTTGTTATTTATGCGGTTATCTGCGCAAAATACGAGGATCTTGTCCCATTGCCTAAACAAAGGCTGTTTTTTGTTTTTTCATTAATGATAAGTATATTCGCCCTTTACTGTCTTTATAAAAGTTATGTGCGGACCTGCTTTTTGGGTTTTATCTGTTTTGTGTACTACTATCTGTTCAGGGGTAATAAGAAACTTCTGGCTCTTCTTACCGGGATAATGGGAGTGCTACTGGTGCTTTCCGCCGCTGTATTATATACTATTTTCTTTGATATGGTTGATGCCGCCAAAGGCCCGGATAAATCACAGTTCGGTTCGGGACGGCCCACCATATGGATGCATAATATTGAGGAATTTGCTGCTCAGCCGTTGGACGGTATCCTGGCCGGGGTAGGTGTCGGGAACATCAGCACCCATATCAAGTCGAGAAAACAGGTCGGTGATATGTGGAACAGCCATAATGACTTTCTCGATGTGCTTACCCAGACAGGGATTATCGGTTTTTTTCTGTTTGTAGCTTTTCAATTCTGCCTTTTCCAAAAAATACGATTACTTGAGGGCAAGGAGCGGTATGTCTTTCTTGCCCTGTTTTTGACCGTTACCTTCATGAACTTTGTCAGCAACAGTTATGTGACCCGTTTCGGGCTGGGGCAGATGTTCTATGCCGTGCTGGCTTATATTGAACTGCCGGAACATAAAGTCCGCAGGCAGCAGAAATTGGAAGCTGTGAAAGATGAAGCCGACCGGATAATTGAAGGCAGGGGACGTTTATAA
- a CDS encoding glycosyltransferase family 4 protein — MRLLIVSTDLRHMGGVVETVKLLLRELRGRVNVTAVPFGRRLNQTGLIRYLRILADYFYYSWFLCFNRFDVIHMNPSMNILSVLKESVLITVFFMFGYSGRILVFFHGWDQQFFERIVGGTVFSRIFRLILNRAGMVVVLSEEFRESLSRAGIDRSKVQVVSTMVDMGSVPDSCSCKDDGKSLLFLSRMIKGKGADELLEAFSLLSGKYEGLKLVMAGDGPERERLMEKSASLKLKNAFFPGYIRDEAKSSTLAQSCVFLLPSKSEGCPVSLLEAMSVGLVPVVTGVGGIKDVVKPGQTAVLLDEVSAEAIAGAVSGLIDDPGLRGGMSEFARSYAREHFDSRTVTEKILAFYELLNSQMQNGGVA; from the coding sequence ATGCGCTTGCTGATTGTTTCCACTGATCTGCGCCACATGGGCGGAGTCGTTGAAACCGTGAAACTTTTGCTGCGTGAGCTTAGAGGCAGGGTGAATGTAACTGCCGTGCCTTTTGGGCGCAGGCTTAATCAGACTGGATTGATCCGTTATTTGAGGATTTTGGCCGACTATTTTTATTATTCATGGTTTCTGTGTTTTAATCGGTTTGATGTAATCCATATGAATCCGTCCATGAATATTCTCTCTGTGCTCAAGGAATCCGTGCTTATTACTGTTTTTTTTATGTTCGGATATTCGGGCAGGATTCTTGTTTTTTTTCACGGCTGGGATCAGCAGTTCTTCGAACGCATAGTCGGCGGGACTGTTTTTTCGCGAATATTTCGCCTGATTTTGAATAGGGCCGGAATGGTGGTTGTATTGTCTGAAGAGTTCAGGGAAAGCTTGAGCCGTGCAGGAATTGATCGCTCCAAGGTGCAGGTTGTCAGTACCATGGTGGACATGGGGAGTGTCCCTGATTCCTGTTCATGTAAAGATGATGGAAAATCACTGCTGTTTCTCTCCCGTATGATCAAAGGTAAGGGCGCAGATGAATTGCTTGAGGCTTTTTCTTTGTTGAGCGGTAAGTATGAAGGTCTGAAATTAGTTATGGCCGGAGATGGACCCGAGCGGGAACGGCTGATGGAAAAGAGTGCCTCCCTTAAACTTAAAAATGCATTTTTTCCCGGCTATATTCGTGATGAGGCAAAAAGCAGTACCTTGGCACAATCGTGTGTTTTTTTGCTTCCGTCCAAATCGGAGGGGTGTCCGGTTTCGTTGTTGGAGGCTATGTCTGTCGGTCTTGTGCCTGTGGTCACAGGTGTGGGGGGCATTAAGGATGTCGTAAAGCCGGGGCAAACTGCTGTGCTTCTCGATGAGGTAAGTGCCGAGGCTATAGCCGGGGCTGTTTCCGGGTTGATTGATGACCCCGGTCTAAGGGGGGGAATGTCTGAATTTGCCCGAAGCTATGCCCGTGAACATTTTGATTCCCGCACAGTTACTGAAAAAATTCTGGCTTTTTATGAACTGCTGAATTCTCAAATGCAAAACGGTGGAGTAGCATGA